The Arachis ipaensis cultivar K30076 chromosome B05, Araip1.1, whole genome shotgun sequence nucleotide sequence GTTAAAGGATTAAAATGTGAGACGTAAGATGATTTCTGGGTTGTCTATAGAGGTAGGTGATGGTCGAAGGACTCGATTTTGGGAAGATGTTTGGCTACAAAGTGGTTCATTAAAAGATCATTTTTCGAGACTCTTATCTATTTCAAACCAAAGAGGATCTGTAATAGGAGATTGTGGGTTCTAGGATAGGTTAGAGTGGATTTAGAACTTCTAGTGGAGGTGAGAATTATACCAGTAGGAGTTGAAATTAATAGATCAGTTGCATGATACTTTAATACCTATAAAGCTAGGAAATAATAGAGAGGATAGAGTTGTTTGGAAGTTTGATAGGAAAGGAGTATTTACTACCAACTATTTTGTGTCGGTGTTGCAGTCAGAAATGCTTCCGGAAGATGTTACGAGTTATAGTTTTACCAGAACTATATGAAAAGGCTTGGTTCCACCGAGAGTGGAATTATTCACTTGGTTTGTTTTGATAGGAAGAGCGAATATTAAAGAAAGACTATATAGACTGGGAATCGTTTATCAGGGTGACAACATATGTGTATTGTGTAAAAAAGATGTTGAATTTGTTCACCACTTGTTTATTAGTTGTGATTTTACTTGGCAGATGTGGTGTGCTTGGCTATCTGGTTTTGGAAGGTTGTGGGCAGTTTCAAGTTCACTGAAGGAACATTTTGAGAGTTAGACAAGTGCCTTTACTAGGAAGGAGGAGTGTACGAAGTGGCTCATatgtttcttttcaattatttgaaATATCTTACTAGAAAGGAATGGGCGAATCTTTCATAACAAGGAATCAGGTATAGAAGAAGTGTTCCACAGATCGATTGCTAGTTATAATGCATGGAGTAGTgtggatcttttttattattgatgGTAATGCCGAAATGACATTGGGGATCCTTTTTATATATCGCTCTTTGTTTATTTTGGTTGCTGTTAGATTGTGTTCTAGTTTGTCATTTTGCTCCattttattgtgttgagctcgtttgttcaaaaacaaaaatattatatagtagggttaagtacgattttggtccctaaagtatTGGTCGAAATTTTTTTCATCCCTaacctttttttgcatacaaaatcgtcctAAGGTTCAAAGTAGTTTTAAAATTGTCATTTGGACCAAAatacccttctcttcttcttcttcacagcatctcttcttcttcttcatcacagctCCCAACCCTTCCCCTCAAAAGAAACAGAGCCCAACCACTGCCACACCCAGCCCTTTCCCTCCTACCTGGACTCCCCCTCCTCCCTCTCCCCCACAGTCAAAATCCTCTACCACATCATAACCACTACTCCTTCTCAGTCCATCGAGCAATCTCTCCAATCTCTCCACGATTTCTCCCTCTTCGTCACTTCCTCCGACGTCGAGAAAGTCCTCAAGTTCTCGTACGCCTTCCCCGCTTAGGCCGTCAAGTTCTTCTGCAGGTCCGGCCACGACCAAATCAGAATTTTCGCAAAatggatgaggaagaagaagccttCTGCCTCCGATCGAGTCTCGAACTAAAGGGCTTGTGCTCCTTCCTGTCTTCTCCTTCTCCCTCGAAGGCGAATTGATGGAGGCACGTCAAGGGAGCAACCATGAAAGGCGGTGGATGGTTGCTCTAATGGCAGTGTGTTTGTGGGTTAGAGAGAGAAACCTTGGCATGGCGGATGAAAAGGATGCTGAAGCTTTGAGGTGCCACAGGCAGCTGGTGGAGGAGGAAGAAGCCGCTCAAAAAAGGTAGCAGGTTGCATTTGAGTAATTAATAGCGATTGTATGTTATCGTAATTGAATGAAATTAAGAAATTGAGCTTTAACAAAATCcttttgttaatttttaaaataagagaTCTTATAAAATGATAGATCAATACAGGCAAGGGAACAAAAGCATGCGACAGAAATTGAAGAGCACATTGGGAGTGCAGAAGATGATTTGTCAACAGCAAAAACATGTTTGGCTACTTATGATTTTAAAGCACATAACCTGAAAACATTCATAGATAGCACTCCTTTATATAATCCTTTTCAATGGCTAACAGAACAAAAGACGGAGGCGGTGGGGGCCAGGCTCACTGGTGAAGATGCAAATGAAGGCGCAGTAGCTGCCATTGCTATGTATTATTGTTGTTCTTAAATTTGAATATTGGGTTGTTGTTGAATATTGTATGTTTTtgtagttctttttcttccattaatgatttttttgttttttttttattttataattttttttgttagagaAATTTAGTccaaaattttaagatttaagtcgaaaagacaattttaaaactacattaaattttaagaatgattttatatgtaaaaaaaattaaaaacaaaaaaaaatttgatacatACCTTAAAGAATCCACTGTTACCAACATCAGAGCTACTAGCTAGCTAAGAACTAAGAAGACTTGAAGCTTATTAGCTTAGATGACTTTTTCTATCCACTAAAGCTTCAAGCTAAGATCACAAATCATCGCATTGCATTCATCTCTTCCAAAGTTCCAAACACCCCCTCCCCTCTCTTCCCCTcctttcctctctctcttctcttccccCTCCCCTCCTTCCTCTAGTCTACTCTATGCGAAGTGGACGAtaatgagagagagaaaaaaaagtggGTGTCATAATCAAGCACCTAACCGAATAGACCATGTCGATGCCAGGTGGAATGGGCTTGATTGGTTGAGGGTAAGAAGGGCCAATGAGAGAATAGCAATGAGTAATAAGAAGAGGGACCAAGTCGTCATTTTCAGCGGGTACAATCCAAGGCAGCCAAAACCCCCTCAAGTTGCTGCGCCTGACAACAACCCACAGCCATCCGTATACATTATCAACTAAGCAACCCACATCACCATCAAACCCTATACCGCATTCAATTATCAttctaacaataataaaataCTAAAGTAATTCTTTATTCCATAGGTATATGCATATCTTatgttataatttataaaaaagaaaataacaagagCACATGCAGAGAGATAGAAATTAATTCAAAATTGAATAGAGAAGAGATAGGGAAGGAAGGGAAGCAAcatgtttaaataaaaaaaaaggaaagaataaaaaaggagaaagacGACAATGTTGCTTACGAGGCAACCACCTCAACCGGCGTCATCTAATATCGGCACACAAACAcagaaaacgacgtcgtttactgCTTCCTCACTCATTCCATTACCTTACCCCAACTCAAAAGTCTCCTCCTCTCACAAACTCACCCACACAACACAACAATCTCAAACCTTTTCTACTTTCTCTGCTGCTAATAATATCTTCTTCACATATATAACTCATCGCTCTGCTCCGATCAGAAACCGCCGCTCTCTTTACCCCTCTTTTTTTGTGCTTTCTAATGTAATCTAATCTCCCTTCCTTCCAAGAGAGGAAAAAAGGCGGCTCCTTTTTGTTTTGCCTTTTTTTATTTGCCGATGGATCGAACGCCGGCAGCGGCGGCGGGAGCGGGCGGAGCAGGGATGGAGTTGCCAATCATGCACGAAAGTGATCGCTACGACTTCGTCCGTGACATAGGCTCCGGGAATTTCGGTGTGGCGAGGCTCATGAGGGACAAGCTCACCAAGGAGCTTGTTGCTGTTAAGTACATCGAACGCGGTGATAAGGTTAGAGATTAGGGTTTAACTTACCAGGGTAATCTTTAATCTACTTCTCTGAATCATTCATCCTTTTTTCCTTAAGTAATTCAAACAGGAAAAAAAAGGTTTTGATTTTTacgtatgtgtgtgtgtgtgttttattatttttctttttggggggtttggatttttttctttTNNNNNNNNNNNNNNNNNNNNNNNNNNNNNNNNNNNNNNNNNNNNNNNNNNNNNNNNNNNNNNNNNNTTCGTTAATCTTCCTTTTAATTGTTGAATGAGTTGTCGTTTGTTTATTGACGCTGACGTTATGATACTATATTTTCGGGTTGTTTATTTTGTTTCACTACTTATTAGTTATGGAAGGTTGTTGATCTTTTTTGGGGGGAAAAAATTaaacttttcctttcttttccccTACTAGTAATTTATGTTGAGTTGTTAACttgttatgttttgtttcttTGGTTCTGGTGACACGTCTGTTTGGAACATGAGAGGATATGGAAATTTTTGCTATGTTAAGCATGTTACTTTAGCTGGTTAGTATCAGTTATTGGCTTAGTGCACTTTATAGTTGAGAGATATGTTTAAGGAAGAAAAAGGGGTAACAAGGATTTATGGCAAGTCCTAGTATTTTAGGAGAACATGCACTTCAGTTAATCCAAACTTTTTTGTTTGAAGTTTTGCACTTTTTCTTCAAATGTCAAATGTGGGTCGGGTTCAGGGGGCTCACTGCTAGACGGTTATGGTGAACTTTTGGTTTAGGTATTCACAGTGGAGCTATGAATCTTTTGAtgtttaaaatcaattttttattcGAGTTCGACTGGGATCTTTTATTGACCTTTACTATTATGTTATTTGTGCTGCCTATGTTTTTGCCTAATTGTCATTGATCAAGACTCGAGTTGGACGCATCTGTTTTACCTATCATGTTATTGTGGTCACAGATTGATGAAAATGTTAAGAGAGAAATCATTAATCACAGGTCTCTAAGACATCCTAACATCATCAGGTTTAAAGAGGTTGGTATTTTTTTAAGTATATGTTGATTAATTCTGATACTTTGTAAGTGTGGAGCATGCAGATGATATATTTTGCAGGGGGGATAATTACATTTACTGAAATGTCACTCAGGTCATTTTGACACCTACTCATTTGGCAATCGTAATGGAATATGCATCTGGAGGAGAATTGTTTGAGCGAATCTGCAACGCAGGGCGTTTTACTGAAGACGAGGTTCATATACAATTTGTTTACTTCTCTGACACCTGTCACCCAAGCGGAGAATATTTTTGTAATTGTGATCTGTTTTCTCTGTAACCTGTTAACCCACTGTTGTTCTGCAGGCTCGGTTCTTCTTTCAACAACTCATATCTGGGGTCAGCTATTGCCATGCAATGGTAATCAAagtcctctcctttcctttctgaTCTAAATTACATTTAACCTAGACTACAATGTAGTATAGGTGAGGTATCAGTCTTATGTATGTGTCTCCTCATGAAGCAAGTATGTCACCGGGACTTGAAGTTGGAGAACACTTTGTTGGATGGAACTTCAGCTCTTCATTTGAAGATATGTGATTTTGGGTACTCCAAGGCAAGATTTTCTTTGTCTCGCTAGCTTATCATGGTGTGAGTTCCATGCTTATTGGTTGTACTGGGTGTTTGTGTGATTGACTAAGTTTTACCCCTAAAAGCGTTGGGCACTCCTTTACTACATCACCAAGTTTATGTTAGAtaccaattttatttatttatttattaaaaaaataatattagcaTAGCTCCAAATTACATCCCGCATTTAAAAAAATGGTTTTCTTGTGAATCACTTTTTTTCTGCAGTGCTCAATTGGAatatttttgagttttgataatgTGTCTTTTGAAAGGACAATTGTGCAAGACTGTTCATTTAAAATTTGATGATCTAGATTATTTAATGAGCTTATGCTTGCTCCATGTGCTAAAACTTAGCTACTTCCAAGTCCAAGCCTGTAACATTGTCATATGTAATCATCAATTGAACAACTATTGTTTTGTAGCTTACATTAACTATTAGACCATGTATAAGGTGATAATCATTTTAGAGGAGCCAAGTTTTATTGCGAATTCATGgtgccaaaatttttttttttgggggggaGGNNNNNNNNNNNNNNNNNNNNNNNNNNNNNNNNNNNNNNNNNNNNNNNNNNNNNNNNNNNNNNNNNNNNNNNNNNNNATATGCATCATGACACCTTCCCGTTTTGTTCATTCATTTTTTTCCCTATCAGTCATAAATTATTCATATTTTTCAATCTACTTTGGGACTTATCAATTATAGATGTTCCCAatctaatatattttttcttgGCAGTCTTCAGTGCTTCATTCACAACCAAAGTCAACAGTGGGGACTCCAGCATATATTGCTCCGGAAGTGTTGCTAAAGCAAGAGTATGATGGCAAGGTAGAGTACTTCTTAGTTTGGTAATGTCGCTCTTTATGTGTTGCAAACTTGCAATCACATTTGATTGAATGAAAGAATATTTGTTATAATTTGTGTGCTGGTGATTTTTATCTGGATCTGAACAAAAACTATTTTTCTTTTCTGGATTTCATCTTCACATAATTCATTTCTTCTTGGCACTACTTGAGCATCTTAACAGTATTTACATAAgtcttagttattatttattaaacGAGAACAGGAGGTAATTTTCTATCCTGAACCTTTCCTTCCATGATTTTTATGTTTCTAATCTGCATTGAGACTATTTTGGCATTTTCAAACTTCTACACCCATAATCATGTGTTTAGTAATTTTTGTTATAAGCTGTGAGCAATATCACTAAGCACTTATAGGCTAGTTTGTAATCTTGTTATCCAATCCCTTTTATTAGTGATATGGTGAATTGGATTGGTGTACTTTGATTAGACATTTGAACGTTTAACTTGGTATCTAATTGGTTTAGATTCTCATACATTTAATTTCAGGTCGCGGATGTTTGGTCATGTGGAGTAACCTTATATGTGATGCTAGTGGGATCATATCCTTTTGAAGATCCTAATGAACCTAAAGACTTCAGGAAGACAATTCAGGTTGATAAGATGTTAAGACATTTGCACATGTTCACAAGCCTTGCCTCTGATTGTATGACCTCAACTTGTTTCTGTTGGTTTCATTGCAGAGGGTCCTCAGCGTCCAGTACTCTATCCCAGACTTTGTTCAAGTATCTCCAGAGTGTCGCCACCTTATCTCAAGGATCTTTGTTTTTGACCCTGCTGAGGTAATTTCTAGTTTCTAAACTTGCtcgtttattcatttatttaaatcTAATGCAGTTGAAAAATTCATGTAACAGAGGATCACCATTCCTGAAATCTTGAAAAATGAATGGTTTCTGAAGAATCTTCCGGCAGAGTTGATTGATGAAAAAATTATGGGTAGCCAATTTGAAGAGCCAGATCAACCCATGCAGAGCATTGATGAGATCATGCAGATAATTTCAGAAGCTACAATACCACCGGTTGGGGCACATACGTTAGACCATTTTATGATGGATGATAACATCGATGTGGATGATGACATGGATGACTTGGACTCTGACTTTGAGCTTGATGTAGATAGCAGTGGGGAGATAGTATATGCTATATAACTTAAGAAGTCTTCATCTGCATTTGAAAGACGACATCATAATGAAAGGAAGTGAATTCATCATAGTGTTGTTGCACTTCATGGCCGCTTTCTCAGCATCAAGGAATGAGAAAATAGGTGAAGACCATAGTTTCTGTAGACTAGCATGGACAAACACCCAAGTTCATCATGTTAATTTATATTTGTGTGCTTCTAGGAACTGCCACGATCCACACCTTCACAATACCATTTTATTTACGGCAGAATCGTTGTTCTTAAAACCTAGAAAGAAAAGTGTGAAGACAGTGAAAAAAATGATTGGTTATCCTGTTGAATGCACTTGTTTTATTATGTATTAATATATATGTACATCAAACCTCTTCGGGTCTTTGCAAGCTAAATTGGTAGGAGACTTGTTTGTTGTATGTATACGCATATTGTTCGAGTAATATCCAACGGCTTTTTAGTTGGACATCTTGgtctttaataaattttaattattaaatcagtttttgatttttttttaaagacaaaTCAATGcacaaacaaataataaaaaatatagaaaaataatatttatatacttatatataatTTTCGTTTCTGCTTCCTTTAACAACAAACCCAGAGCATGAATTACTCCACCAGACACGCATAATAACATCATCAACAACCTGAAACAGAAAAGGATAGAGGAAATCAGGTTACCaagttgaaaaagcaaaaattgaCCATGAAACTTCTATTATTAAATATGTATAATATACAACCTCTTTGTCAAAGGcaacactaaaaaaaaaaaaaaggcagcaAAATAAGCATTTATAACACCTAATCATCTATAAATTACATGTGATAAAGCTCTACATAGGGTATAATCATGTCTACAGTTAACGAAGACAAAAATGCAACCAAGACTCCGGGAGTATAAGCCAACTCAGAATCATCACATAAATGCTTGATTTaggataaagtattattttaacTTTAGATGAAGTTTTACTTTTGTCGTTAATGTTTGGACCGCCTAAATGCACAAATAAAAACTATGCAATGTAGTTATTGACTTATTGTTGCACATATATTCGGCCAAATAGGGTGATTATTGATTAcgtaaataataagaaaaaaagagttACAATACTTACTATTTTGAATTCACTCTTAATTTACAGGTGGACTAGAAGTAGGGGTGGCAACACTacccgaacccgcgggtacccaccccGCCCCTACCCGCTCGGNGGTCAAAGAATACAGTTTCATATTTTGACAAggagataatactcaatttggtccgTGAACTTGTATGCAAGCCAcaatttagtccctaaaattTTAATTGCCTTTATTTAGTCCTCAAACTTTATAAACATAACTCATATTAGTCCTTGAAACAATTTTCAACGTACAAACATTAACGGAACACTGTTGTGAACAGCCGGATGCCACACTAAACCTTGTAAAATGATATCATTTTAGTTTTGGGATTCAAATAACCCAAAAACACCATTTACCCCAAAACAACATTGTAAatggtgtttattaaaattttacctaacaaaataagtGATATGATACCGTTTTTGAACTAtttaaatgccaaaaccaaaactacatcattttacaagttttaaTGTGACATCTGATAGTCTATAACAGCGCTCTATTaatgtttttatactaaaaatcgtCTCAGGGACTAATATGAGGCACGTTAATAAACTTTGGGGACTAAATAGAGACAATTGAAAcctcagggactaaattgagactcgcGTGTAAGTTCAGGGATCAAATTGAATATTAACTCTTTGACATTCTTTAAGTTTGTTACTAataagataataaataaataattctacagataaaaaatataaaatagtttataATGGTActctttgaatttttaatgacttaaaatattcaataattgaaTCAGAACTAAACTTTTCAACAATTTCTTTCTCAATGTAAATAACCAAACTATCCGCAAGAAAGTCGTCCTCCATCTTGTTTCTTAACCTTGTCTTTATTATTTTCATTGCTGAAAATGATTGCTCTGTGGTAGCTGTAGAAACTGAAAGAGTTAATACAGACGAATCAATTTATCAATCAAGTAATAcacttttgatttttttgtttctgCTAAACATCTACACAGTTCATGAATAGTTGACAAATTCTTCATTTTTAGATGCTGACGAACATCAAGAATAAAATGCTGAAGTTGAAAAGGcaaattaatcttctcttattcaATAAAGTTTTCGGGATAGTAGCTGTCAACAAGAATAGAAATCTTAGCaatgccaaaatttttataagcATCCTTAGACATGAGAGTAGAGCTCAAACTTAATAGATCCATTGCTTGATTATTAAATTAAAGCATCTAAGCCAactaaactattttttattttttgaaaaactactactaatttttttataaaaaatttggggTAGCCATGCCACTGTCAGCAACGAACTCCATGAAGCCAATTTAAGCTGATGTCTACTTTAGCTGTCTCTATCTTCAAATTGGGAGTTGAGGGGACATTTTCCCATAATTGAGCCCTCTCCTCATCACATAACACAAATACTTGATGTTTTGCATTCTCAAAGTTCATGACTGAGTATGGCACCTCACTTAGCCCTGAACAACCCTTCATGTAGAGTTTCTCAAGATTCTGCAGATCTCCAATGTCCTCTGGCAATTTGGATAGACTTACACAGTCAGATATGTCGAGACAGCGCAGGTTACACAGTCGTCCAATCCCATCTGGCATCTCTTCCAAATCGGAGCATGAACTTAGCCTTAGCACTTCCAAATTCTTCAGATTTGCTGTGTCTTTAGGAAGTGCTGAAAGCTTGTGACAGTTGGTGATGCTAAGCTTCTTTAGTGGGGTAATGTTGCATACCCCCTCTGGCAATTTCTCCAGATCTTTGCAATAGTCAATGCTCAACTCCACTAGATTTGGCATGGATTCTGAGATTGGGATAGAACTGTTCCCAAAAGCCTGGCTTGTGTTGCACATATGAAGCGATAGTTTTTGCAGACTCTTCAGTATGCATAAAGAAGGAACTGAAACTTTCTCCAATCTGATTCTTCTCAAGTTAGACAAAGCACTCAGTATCTCAAAATCTTTTAGTCCAGAAAGATGGAAGCCGTAATTTGTGACTATTAGAACTTTAAGTTTGTTCATTTTCTCCATGAACTGTGGCAGGCTGTACTGGCTAGATCGAATGTTTAAGACTATAACCTCGGCTTCATCAGCTGTCATGTCGCACCAATCCGAAGCAAAATTCTCGTCTGCCCAAGCATCATATATGGCATCAAGAACACAAGATTATGCAAGATAAAGTAATTTAGATTTTAGAAGAGAGGAATTCACAAACCAGTTGATATAGACAA carries:
- the LOC107641675 gene encoding uncharacterized protein LOC107641675; the protein is MEARQGSNHERRWMVALMAVCLWVRERNLGMADEKDAEALRCHRQLVEEEEAAQKRSIQAREQKHATEIEEHIGSAEDDLSTAKTCLATYDFKAHNLKTFIDSTPLYNPFQWLTEQKTEAVGARLTGEDANEGAVAAIAMYYCCS
- the LOC107642799 gene encoding serine/threonine-protein kinase SRK2I, with protein sequence MDRTPAAAAGAGGAGMELPIMHESDRYDFVRDIGSGNFGVARLMRDKLTKELVAVKYIERGDKIDENVKREIINHRSLRHPNIIRFKEVILTPTHLAIVMEYASGGELFERICNAGRFTEDEARFFFQQLISGVSYCHAMQVCHRDLKLENTLLDGTSALHLKICDFGYSKSSVLHSQPKSTVGTPAYIAPEVLLKQEYDGKVADVWSCGVTLYVMLVGSYPFEDPNEPKDFRKTIQRVLSVQYSIPDFVQVSPECRHLISRIFVFDPAERITIPEILKNEWFLKNLPAELIDEKIMGSQFEEPDQPMQSIDEIMQIISEATIPPVGAHTLDHFMMDDNIDVDDDMDDLDSDFELDVDSSGEIVYAI